The Georgenia faecalis genome includes a window with the following:
- a CDS encoding penicillin acylase family protein — MSVVKRVSIIVSAMLVVVLVVGVSLALALVRRPLPEYGGTQELAILDGEVEVLRDELGVPQIYADTDLDLFRAQGYVHAQDRFFEMDYRRHVTAGRLAELVGENEDAIAADSVIRTLGWRRVAEQEWDLLAEDTRTYLEAYAEGVNAYLDANEASELGVEYTVLGLSTTLTEVEPWDPIDSLAWLKAMAWDLAANYDEELGRAAALPALAGDVARVEQLYPGYPYDRNAPILSAYTPTAPAAQEAADTTVLPDGEWLGAVEAALDAVGAVPHLLGEGDGIGSNSFVVAGEHTSTGEPLLANDPHLGISMPGVWHQAGLHCRAMDEACTFDVAGFGFAGLPGVIMGHNTELAWGLTNLGADVVDFFLERVYDDGTYLRDGERVPLERRTETIRVNDAEDIALGVASTVHGPIVSGVLPETAAAGNTPVPAGSPPSGFGGYAVAMSWTALTPGRTADAIFAINRADDAYAIAAAAALFDVPAQNIVFATAAGDIGYQAPGRIPVRQSVADTPVPSDGSWPRPGWNSAFDWVGYVAPENMPRGLNPEEGFIVAANQAVLPAGVGPFLTADYDAGYRSQRIRELLTGAIEQGQPLDAQTVTTMMSDNASPFAEAIVPVLLEVPVEDPFVEEAVALLEDWAADGYPQDGDSPAAAYFAAVWAHLLTHTFADELPASVVPEGGSRSLDVVRSILETPSNPWWDDRTTVSLVESRDEILAQSLTNARYELTNSLGADPSQWRWDRLHRVAPTHPVLGGEGIPEPVRRLVNPTPVGVGGGASIVNATGWDASATVGDRPDYRATSGPSMRMVVDLSDLDASVWVNATGNSGHPASVHYTDQIGAWARGETFAWPYSRAAVEEAAQTTQTLVPRD, encoded by the coding sequence CTCGACCTCTTCCGCGCGCAGGGGTACGTCCACGCCCAGGACCGCTTCTTCGAGATGGACTACCGCCGGCACGTGACGGCGGGCCGGCTCGCCGAGCTCGTCGGGGAGAACGAGGACGCCATCGCCGCGGACAGCGTCATCCGCACGCTCGGGTGGCGCCGGGTGGCCGAGCAGGAGTGGGACCTCCTGGCCGAGGACACGCGCACCTACCTCGAGGCGTACGCCGAGGGGGTCAACGCCTACCTCGACGCGAACGAGGCGAGCGAGCTCGGCGTCGAGTACACCGTGCTGGGCCTGTCGACCACGCTCACCGAGGTGGAGCCGTGGGACCCCATCGACTCCCTCGCCTGGCTCAAGGCCATGGCGTGGGACCTCGCCGCCAACTACGACGAGGAGCTGGGCCGGGCCGCGGCGCTGCCCGCGCTCGCCGGCGACGTCGCCCGGGTCGAGCAGCTCTACCCGGGCTACCCCTACGACCGCAACGCCCCCATCCTCAGCGCCTACACCCCGACGGCGCCGGCCGCCCAGGAGGCCGCCGACACCACGGTCCTGCCCGACGGCGAGTGGCTGGGCGCCGTGGAGGCCGCGCTGGACGCCGTGGGCGCCGTCCCGCACCTGCTCGGCGAGGGCGACGGCATCGGCTCCAACTCCTTCGTCGTCGCGGGTGAGCACACGAGCACCGGCGAGCCGCTCCTCGCTAACGACCCCCACCTGGGCATCTCCATGCCGGGCGTGTGGCACCAGGCGGGGCTGCACTGCCGCGCGATGGACGAGGCGTGCACCTTCGACGTCGCCGGCTTCGGCTTCGCGGGGCTGCCCGGGGTCATCATGGGCCACAACACCGAGCTGGCCTGGGGGCTGACCAACCTCGGCGCCGACGTCGTCGACTTCTTCCTCGAGCGCGTCTACGACGACGGCACCTACCTGCGCGACGGCGAGCGCGTCCCGCTGGAGCGCCGCACCGAGACGATCCGCGTCAACGACGCGGAGGACATCGCGCTCGGCGTCGCGAGCACCGTGCACGGCCCCATCGTCTCCGGCGTCCTGCCCGAGACGGCCGCGGCCGGGAACACCCCGGTGCCCGCCGGCTCGCCGCCGTCGGGCTTCGGCGGGTACGCCGTGGCGATGTCCTGGACGGCGCTCACGCCGGGCCGCACCGCCGACGCGATCTTCGCCATCAACCGCGCCGACGACGCCTACGCGATCGCCGCCGCCGCCGCGCTGTTCGACGTCCCCGCGCAGAACATCGTCTTCGCCACCGCAGCGGGCGACATCGGCTACCAGGCGCCGGGGCGGATCCCCGTGCGCCAGAGCGTCGCGGACACCCCGGTGCCCTCCGACGGGTCCTGGCCGCGGCCCGGCTGGAACTCGGCGTTCGACTGGGTGGGCTACGTCGCGCCGGAGAACATGCCCCGCGGGCTCAACCCCGAGGAGGGCTTCATCGTCGCGGCGAACCAGGCCGTCCTCCCCGCCGGCGTCGGCCCGTTCCTCACGGCGGACTACGACGCCGGGTACCGCTCCCAGCGGATCCGGGAGCTGCTCACCGGTGCCATCGAGCAGGGCCAGCCGCTCGACGCCCAGACCGTGACGACGATGATGTCGGACAACGCCAGCCCCTTCGCCGAGGCGATCGTCCCCGTGCTGCTCGAGGTCCCGGTGGAGGACCCCTTCGTCGAGGAGGCGGTCGCCCTCCTCGAGGACTGGGCCGCGGACGGCTACCCGCAGGACGGCGACTCCCCGGCCGCCGCGTACTTCGCGGCGGTGTGGGCGCACCTGCTCACCCACACCTTCGCCGACGAGCTACCCGCCAGCGTCGTGCCCGAGGGCGGCAGCCGCTCCCTCGACGTGGTCCGCAGCATCCTCGAGACACCGAGCAACCCCTGGTGGGACGACCGCACGACCGTCAGCCTCGTCGAGAGCCGTGACGAGATCCTCGCCCAGTCGCTCACCAACGCCCGTTATGAGCTGACGAACTCCCTCGGGGCCGACCCGTCGCAGTGGCGGTGGGACCGCCTGCACCGCGTCGCCCCCACCCACCCCGTGCTCGGCGGGGAGGGCATCCCGGAGCCGGTCCGCCGGCTGGTCAACCCCACGCCCGTCGGCGTCGGCGGCGGCGCCTCGATCGTCAACGCCACCGGGTGGGACGCGAGCGCGACGGTGGGCGACCGGCCGGACTACCGGGCCACCTCCGGGCCGTCGATGCGCATGGTCGTCGACCTCTCGGACCTCGACGCGTCGGTGTGGGTGAACGCGACCGGCAACTCGGGCCACCCCGCCTCCGTGCACTACACCGACCAGATCGGGGCCTGGGCGCGGGGCGAGACGTTCGCGTGGCCGTACTCGCGCGCCGCGGTCGAGGAGGCGGCGCAGACGACGCAGACGCTGGTCCCCAGGGACTGA
- a CDS encoding 5-formyltetrahydrofolate cyclo-ligase encodes MSTSPLRLPGTAGFETEDAKQALRMAVREHRSARPQRERTEAAQALAAHAIEAIGDARCVSVYVSTEHEPPTHLLLDALRERGVRVLLPVLGPGLERCWAEYAGAEGLQVRAPGRPPEPSGEILPADALAAAEVIIAPALAVDADGVRLGQGGGWYDRALRHRSEDTPVFAMVYDSELVEGAGLPRDEHDVPVDAVITPERWFLLPGSPLSAAAQSQLGQRS; translated from the coding sequence ATGTCGACGTCGCCCCTGCGCCTGCCCGGGACCGCCGGGTTCGAGACCGAGGACGCGAAGCAGGCGCTGCGGATGGCCGTGCGGGAGCACCGCTCCGCCCGCCCCCAGCGGGAGCGCACGGAGGCCGCCCAGGCGCTCGCCGCGCACGCCATCGAGGCCATCGGGGACGCACGGTGCGTGAGCGTCTACGTCTCCACCGAGCACGAGCCGCCGACCCACCTGCTGCTCGACGCGCTGCGCGAGCGCGGGGTGCGGGTCCTCCTGCCCGTCCTCGGCCCGGGCCTGGAGCGCTGCTGGGCCGAGTACGCCGGGGCCGAGGGCCTCCAGGTGCGCGCCCCGGGCCGGCCGCCCGAGCCGTCGGGCGAGATCCTGCCCGCGGACGCGCTCGCCGCGGCCGAGGTCATCATCGCCCCGGCCCTCGCGGTGGACGCCGACGGCGTCCGGCTCGGCCAGGGCGGCGGGTGGTACGACCGGGCGCTGCGGCACCGCAGCGAGGACACCCCGGTGTTCGCCATGGTCTACGACTCCGAGCTCGTCGAGGGCGCGGGGCTCCCCCGCGACGAGCACGACGTGCCGGTCGACGCCGTCATCACGCCGGAGCGGTGGTTCCTCCTGCCCGGCTCGCCGCTGAGCGCCGCCGCCCAGAGCCAGCTGGGCCAGCGGAGCTAG
- the galU gene encoding UTP--glucose-1-phosphate uridylyltransferase GalU, with amino-acid sequence METTSEQVSRVRKAVVPVAGLGTRFLPATKATPKEMLPVVDKPAIQYVVEEIAGAGIRDVLMVTGRGKGSIEDHFDRNGELEAALERKGDDARLAAVRASSDLADVHFVRQGEPKGLGHAVLCGREHVGAEPFAVLLGDDLIDARDDLLTMMIDVQERLGGSVVALLEVDPAQINLYGCAAVEPASVPGIADGDVVRVRELVEKPAVEDAPSNLAVIGRYVLSPAVFSVLERTGPGRGGEIQLTDALQTLAGMPAEEGGGVHGVVFRGRRYDTGDKLDYLKAVVQLAVDREDLGPDFSEWLSGFVQGRHVELGSDPAERYPSAR; translated from the coding sequence ATGGAGACGACGAGCGAGCAGGTGTCACGAGTACGCAAGGCAGTGGTCCCGGTGGCGGGCCTGGGGACCCGGTTCCTCCCGGCCACCAAGGCGACGCCCAAGGAGATGCTGCCGGTGGTGGACAAGCCCGCCATCCAGTACGTCGTCGAGGAGATCGCCGGCGCCGGCATCCGTGACGTCCTCATGGTGACCGGCCGCGGCAAGGGCTCCATCGAGGACCACTTCGACCGCAACGGGGAGCTCGAGGCCGCCCTGGAGCGCAAGGGCGACGACGCCCGGCTCGCCGCGGTGCGCGCCTCCAGCGACCTCGCCGACGTCCACTTCGTGCGTCAGGGCGAGCCCAAGGGCCTCGGCCACGCCGTGCTGTGCGGGCGCGAGCACGTGGGCGCCGAGCCCTTCGCCGTCCTCCTCGGGGACGACCTCATCGACGCCCGGGACGACCTCCTCACCATGATGATCGACGTCCAGGAGCGCCTCGGCGGGTCCGTCGTCGCGCTCCTCGAGGTGGACCCCGCCCAGATCAACCTCTACGGCTGCGCCGCCGTCGAGCCCGCCTCCGTCCCCGGCATCGCCGACGGTGACGTCGTCCGCGTGCGCGAGCTCGTCGAGAAGCCGGCCGTGGAGGACGCCCCGTCCAACCTCGCGGTCATCGGCCGGTACGTCCTCTCGCCGGCGGTGTTCTCGGTGCTCGAGCGCACCGGCCCCGGCCGCGGCGGGGAGATCCAGCTCACCGACGCCCTCCAGACCCTCGCCGGGATGCCGGCCGAGGAGGGCGGCGGCGTGCACGGCGTCGTCTTCCGCGGACGCCGGTACGACACCGGCGACAAGCTCGACTACCTCAAGGCCGTCGTCCAGCTCGCCGTCGACCGGGAGGACCTGGGTCCGGACTTCTCCGAGTGGCTCTCCGGCTTCGTCCAGGGGCGCCACGTCGAGCTGGGCTCGGACCCGGCCGAGCGTTACCCCTCCGCCCGGTGA
- the glp gene encoding gephyrin-like molybdotransferase Glp, with protein sequence MRTVQEHLDACLAAVRPQAPLEVLLADAVGCLLAEDVLAPGDLPVADLAGLDGYAVRSDDVATATHRVPVELRVLDEVRAGMVETSRLVPGAVVRIASGAPLPLGADAVVPLAMTDGGSARVAVRTATAAGENVRRQGEDLRSGDVVLAAGERVGARQVAVLAAVGRGRVRVHPRTRVVIVSVGDELVEPGRRAAPGQVYDANGHALAAAAQDNGAATYRVAAVPDEHEALRETLEDQLVRADLIITTGGLSYGANDTVKEVLGPLGTVRFDNVALSPGRQLGLGTLGDGTPIFALPGDPVAAQVAYEVFVRPALRAMAGYADVFRPSVPAVVDRGWYSPSGRREYVPVRMTGTARAGYHAQPTAAPGALVLSGLARANGLAVVPEDVTDVRPGDTLHCVVLDD encoded by the coding sequence GTGAGAACCGTCCAGGAGCACCTCGACGCGTGCCTGGCCGCCGTCCGGCCGCAGGCGCCGCTCGAGGTGCTCCTCGCGGACGCCGTCGGGTGCCTGCTGGCCGAGGACGTCCTCGCGCCCGGGGACCTGCCCGTCGCCGACCTCGCCGGGCTCGACGGCTACGCCGTCCGTTCCGACGACGTCGCGACGGCGACCCACCGCGTGCCCGTGGAGCTGCGCGTCCTCGACGAGGTCCGCGCGGGCATGGTCGAGACGTCGCGCCTGGTCCCCGGCGCCGTCGTCCGGATCGCCTCCGGCGCTCCCCTGCCCCTGGGCGCCGACGCCGTCGTCCCGCTGGCGATGACCGACGGCGGGAGCGCCCGGGTGGCCGTGCGGACGGCGACCGCCGCCGGGGAGAACGTGCGCCGGCAGGGCGAGGACCTGCGCAGCGGGGACGTGGTCCTGGCGGCGGGGGAGCGGGTCGGCGCGCGGCAGGTCGCGGTCCTCGCCGCGGTCGGCCGCGGCCGGGTGCGGGTGCACCCCCGTACCCGGGTCGTCATCGTCTCCGTGGGCGACGAGCTCGTCGAGCCCGGTCGCCGCGCGGCGCCGGGCCAGGTCTACGACGCCAACGGCCATGCCCTGGCGGCGGCCGCCCAGGACAACGGGGCGGCGACGTACCGGGTCGCGGCGGTGCCGGACGAGCACGAGGCGCTGCGGGAGACCCTCGAGGACCAGCTCGTGCGCGCCGACCTCATCATCACCACCGGGGGCCTCAGCTACGGCGCCAACGACACGGTCAAGGAGGTCCTCGGCCCGCTGGGGACCGTGCGGTTCGACAACGTCGCGCTCTCCCCGGGCCGCCAGCTCGGGCTCGGCACGCTCGGCGACGGGACGCCGATCTTCGCGCTCCCCGGCGACCCCGTCGCGGCGCAGGTCGCCTACGAGGTGTTCGTGCGCCCGGCACTGCGGGCCATGGCCGGTTACGCCGACGTCTTCCGCCCCTCGGTGCCCGCCGTCGTCGACCGCGGGTGGTACTCCCCGAGCGGCCGGCGGGAGTACGTCCCCGTGCGCATGACGGGCACTGCGCGCGCCGGCTACCACGCGCAGCCGACCGCGGCCCCGGGCGCGCTCGTCCTGTCGGGCCTCGCGCGGGCCAACGGCCTCGCCGTCGTCCCCGAGGACGTCACCGACGTCCGCCCGGGCGACACCCTCCACTGCGTCGTCCTCGACGACTGA